In Eleutherodactylus coqui strain aEleCoq1 chromosome 4, aEleCoq1.hap1, whole genome shotgun sequence, the following are encoded in one genomic region:
- the CHMP2B gene encoding charged multivesicular body protein 2b produces MASLFKKKTVDDIIKEQNKELRGTQRAITRDRAALEKQEKQLEMEIKKMAKTGNRDACRVLAKQLVQLRKQKTRTYAVSSKVTSMSTQTKVMSSQMKMAGAMSTTAKTMQAVNKKMDPQKTLQTMQNFQKENMKMEMTEEMINDTLDDIFDASEDEEESQDIVNQVLDEIGIEISGKMAKAPSAAKGLPSAASTKAISDEEIERQLKALGVD; encoded by the exons ATGGCCTCCCTGTTCAAGAAGAAGACGGTGGACG ACATAATAAAGGAGCAGAATAAGGAGCTGAGAGGCACTCAGAGGGCGATAACCAGAGACCGAGCCGCCTTGGAGAAGCAGGAGAAGCAGCTG gaaatgGAAATCAAGAAGATGGCCAAGACAGGGAACAGAGATGCCTGCAGAGTTCTAGCGAAGCAACTAGTACAACTACGTAAGCAGAAAACCAGAACTTACGCCGTTAGTTCCAAAGTCACCTCTATGTCAACGCAGACCAAAGTCATGAGCTCACAGATGAAGATGGCCGGTGCAATGTCCACTACAGCAAAG ACTATGCAAGCCGTAAACAAGAAGATGGACCCACAGAAAACTCTGCAAACCATGCAAAACTTCCAGAAAGAAAATATGAAGATGGAAATGACAGAAGAAATGA tAAATGACACCCTGGATGACATCTTTGATGCCTCTGAAGATGAGGAAGAGAGCCAGGACATTGTGAACCAGGTGTTGGATGAGATTGGCATTGAAATCTCAGGAAAG ATGGCAAAAGCGCCATCAGCAGCCAAAGGCCTTCCCTCCGCCGCCTCTACTAAAGCCATCTCGGATGAagagatcgagcgccagctgaaGGCTCTGGGAGTCGATTAA